A DNA window from Staphylococcus warneri contains the following coding sequences:
- the aldA gene encoding aldehyde dehydrogenase, whose product MTNQLFINNEFIESNSNETMDVINPATGEKIDTITFATKDEVNQAIEKSKQAQLEWEKIPQPTRAEHVKLLIPLFEQNKDELAQLYVKEQGKTLAEAQGEIDKSIQFIDYMTSLSMSNKGEVLQNSVENETIQLTKKPIGVTAGIVPWNAPILVLLRKVIPAIVTGCSVVIKPSEETTLLTLRLAQLFKASTIPAGLVQIVPGTGETVGTQLAQHKDIQLISLTGSMRAGKAVFENAASTVKKVNLELGGNAPVIVTPNANIDKAVDYIVTARIKNAGQVCTCPERIFVHEDIHDTFVDKVTEKMKSLTVGDPLDDKTDFGAIINKTQLNSIDDKVQAAVQNGAELVLGGHILDRPGYFYAPTVLDHVKQTDAVFKEEIFGPVLAITTYQNFEQVIDDANDTNAGLSSYIFSNDLSEVMTATERLKFGEVYANCEAEEVVNGYHAGWRESGLGGADGIHGFEEYYNTTVSYIRYQ is encoded by the coding sequence ATGACGAATCAATTATTTATTAATAACGAATTTATTGAAAGTAACTCGAATGAAACTATGGATGTGATTAATCCAGCTACTGGAGAAAAGATAGATACTATCACATTCGCGACAAAGGATGAAGTCAATCAAGCTATCGAAAAATCGAAACAAGCACAATTAGAATGGGAAAAAATCCCACAACCTACCCGTGCCGAACATGTTAAATTGCTTATTCCTCTATTTGAACAAAATAAAGATGAACTAGCTCAATTATACGTTAAAGAACAGGGTAAAACATTAGCTGAAGCTCAAGGCGAAATCGATAAATCCATACAATTTATTGATTATATGACTAGTTTAAGTATGAGTAATAAGGGAGAAGTATTACAAAATAGTGTAGAGAATGAAACAATTCAACTCACTAAAAAGCCTATTGGTGTCACAGCTGGCATTGTACCTTGGAATGCACCTATTTTAGTATTATTACGTAAGGTGATTCCTGCTATCGTAACAGGCTGTTCTGTAGTTATTAAACCAAGCGAAGAAACAACGTTACTCACATTACGTCTAGCTCAACTATTCAAGGCATCTACCATTCCTGCAGGACTCGTTCAAATTGTACCAGGCACAGGCGAAACAGTAGGTACGCAATTAGCACAACATAAAGATATCCAACTTATTTCATTAACTGGTAGTATGCGTGCTGGTAAAGCAGTATTCGAAAATGCAGCAAGTACAGTTAAAAAAGTCAATTTAGAACTTGGTGGCAATGCACCAGTGATTGTTACACCTAATGCTAATATAGATAAAGCCGTAGATTATATTGTCACTGCACGTATTAAAAATGCAGGTCAAGTATGTACATGCCCGGAACGCATTTTTGTGCATGAAGATATCCATGATACATTTGTAGATAAAGTCACAGAAAAAATGAAATCTCTTACAGTCGGAGATCCATTAGACGATAAAACTGACTTCGGTGCGATTATCAATAAAACCCAATTAAATAGTATTGATGATAAAGTACAAGCAGCAGTACAAAATGGTGCTGAACTTGTATTAGGTGGTCATATACTAGATCGTCCTGGTTACTTCTATGCACCAACAGTACTTGATCATGTTAAACAAACAGACGCTGTCTTTAAAGAAGAAATATTCGGACCTGTTTTAGCTATCACAACTTATCAAAACTTTGAGCAAGTCATTGATGATGCTAATGACACTAATGCAGGACTATCTTCATATATCTTTTCTAATGATTTGTCAGAAGTCATGACAGCTACGGAACGACTCAAATTTGGTGAAGTATATGCCAATTGTGAAGCAGAAGAAGTCGTGAATGGCTATCATGCCGGTTGGAGAGAATCTGGCCTTGGTGGTGCCGATGGTATTCATGGTTTCGAGGAATATTACAACACGACAGTGTCTTATATTAGATATCAATAA
- a CDS encoding VOC family protein, with protein sequence MAFHDTTATQITNINLNVKDLDTMITYYTNILGFTVLSQTEDKAILGIGNSGHTLTMNVLKDGRQPAASEAGLFHIAYLLPTDTDLANFLYFVANKGMRIGAGDHLVSQAFYFNDPEGNGIEVYSDRPSDGWTWNDGFVKMDTLEVDGPKLLLERTEDGWDGAPDNAKIGHLHLKTHNIEEAKDFYINQIGFQHVSKLPQALFMSTNQYHHHLATNTWQSSKKREDNENSYGLTGFDIYKPNQTEETLTSPEGLTVHLHSDQTKVPQA encoded by the coding sequence ATGGCATTTCATGACACTACTGCAACACAAATTACAAATATCAATTTAAACGTTAAAGACTTAGATACAATGATCACTTACTATACAAATATTCTTGGATTTACAGTATTATCACAAACAGAAGATAAAGCAATTCTAGGTATTGGCAACAGTGGCCATACACTTACGATGAATGTACTTAAAGATGGTAGACAACCTGCCGCTTCAGAAGCTGGTTTATTCCATATTGCTTATTTATTACCAACAGATACAGATTTAGCAAATTTCTTATACTTCGTAGCAAATAAAGGTATGCGCATCGGTGCTGGTGATCATCTAGTGAGCCAAGCCTTTTATTTCAATGACCCAGAAGGTAATGGTATTGAAGTATATAGCGACCGCCCAAGTGACGGTTGGACTTGGAATGATGGCTTCGTTAAAATGGATACACTTGAAGTTGACGGTCCTAAATTATTATTAGAAAGAACTGAAGATGGTTGGGACGGTGCGCCTGATAATGCTAAAATTGGTCATCTTCACTTAAAAACACATAATATTGAAGAAGCTAAAGATTTTTATATTAACCAAATTGGTTTCCAACATGTATCTAAATTACCTCAAGCTTTGTTTATGTCTACAAATCAATATCATCATCATTTAGCAACTAACACTTGGCAATCAAGTAAAAAACGCGAAGATAATGAAAATAGTTACGGTTTAACTGGCTTTGATATTTATAAACCAAATCAAACTGAAGAGACTTTAACTTCACCAGAGGGCTTGACTGTACACTTGCACTCAGATCAAACTAAAGTACCTCAAGCATAA
- a CDS encoding PhzF family phenazine biosynthesis protein, whose amino-acid sequence MTQLKYMQVDVFANEFYKGNPVAVVFGADHLTDQQMKDIARWTNLSETTFVCQPDNELADYRLRIFTPNNELPFAGHPTVGASFAVLQNGTIPKNEHYLIQESGVGLVKIDIDQDKTFFSLPEPKVSQIEVKQLDGIIKSLDLTKQDIERAAKVNIGAEWLTFQLKDAQSVRDLQPNFELMSKFIYPGTTGVTVFGSYDSEDDVQFEVRSFAPNEGVNEDPVCGSGNGCVAVMVERYDLVKDDEYTNTQGCCIVRNGKINVKQEQPLKIGGHSNIIIEGYITVKEDK is encoded by the coding sequence ATGACACAGTTAAAATATATGCAAGTGGATGTATTTGCGAATGAATTTTATAAAGGAAATCCTGTAGCAGTTGTATTTGGAGCGGATCATTTAACGGATCAACAAATGAAAGATATTGCACGATGGACGAATTTATCTGAAACGACATTTGTGTGTCAGCCAGACAATGAATTGGCAGATTATCGTTTGCGTATTTTTACGCCTAATAATGAACTACCATTTGCAGGACATCCCACAGTAGGGGCATCATTTGCGGTATTACAAAATGGTACGATACCTAAAAATGAGCATTATTTAATCCAAGAGAGTGGCGTTGGTTTAGTGAAAATAGATATAGATCAAGATAAAACATTCTTTAGTCTTCCTGAACCAAAAGTTTCCCAAATAGAAGTGAAACAATTAGACGGTATTATTAAAAGTTTAGACCTTACAAAACAAGATATTGAAAGAGCTGCAAAAGTGAATATCGGTGCTGAATGGTTAACTTTTCAGTTGAAAGATGCACAAAGTGTAAGGGATTTACAGCCTAATTTTGAATTAATGAGTAAGTTTATTTACCCTGGTACGACAGGTGTTACAGTTTTTGGTTCATATGACTCTGAAGACGACGTTCAATTTGAAGTTCGTTCTTTTGCACCTAATGAAGGAGTGAATGAAGATCCAGTATGTGGCAGTGGGAATGGTTGTGTCGCAGTGATGGTTGAACGATATGATTTAGTAAAAGACGATGAATATACCAATACTCAAGGTTGTTGTATCGTTAGAAATGGAAAAATTAATGTAAAACAAGAACAACCATTAAAAATAGGGGGACACTCGAATATAATTATAGAAGGTTATATCACTGTAAAAGAAGATAAATAA
- a CDS encoding TM2 domain-containing protein, with product MNLEEKNYIENQVTNRSKQMSVAYILWFFLGGLGGHRFYLGKTGSAVGLLILTLTTAWFTFGIPTIIWLIIDACLIPGMIEENKEKVRRHATEEVSMMNHNSNHNYNPYQDQYAQQGQFNQAQPQNGQQHFNQGANEEVTEQQFNQNQ from the coding sequence ATGAATTTAGAAGAAAAAAATTATATCGAGAATCAAGTGACCAATCGGTCTAAGCAAATGAGTGTAGCGTATATTTTATGGTTTTTCTTAGGTGGATTAGGGGGACATCGTTTTTATCTAGGTAAGACTGGCTCAGCAGTAGGATTATTAATTTTAACATTAACGACAGCATGGTTTACATTTGGTATTCCAACCATTATCTGGCTCATTATTGATGCTTGTCTTATTCCGGGGATGATTGAGGAAAATAAGGAAAAGGTTAGACGACATGCGACAGAAGAAGTATCAATGATGAATCACAATTCAAATCACAACTATAATCCATACCAAGACCAATATGCACAACAAGGTCAATTTAATCAAGCGCAACCGCAAAACGGACAACAGCACTTTAATCAAGGGGCAAATGAAGAAGTAACAGAACAACAATTTAATCAAAATCAATAA
- a CDS encoding HesA/MoeB/ThiF family protein: MSRYERQTRFQPFGETGQAQLEQTKIMVLGAGALGSHIIDQLARMGAHHLAIVDMDIVELSNLHRQTLYDEQDAQLMTSKVEALKQKVHTINQQVHLKTYYQELLSTNIEDIIKDFHPDIILDGMDHFKIRYLINEVCHKLNIPWIYGAAVGSKGTVYGIDFTGPCLKCLLQQIPQTGESCAINGVLPPIVSIVASYEVAEAIRYISGYGFSQQLITLDAFNIQHQSLNIRQLKDDQCPVCHFQKYDVLNDKQNHTIEPLCGDTVRFRLPAHSFDYASDFPGHMIKSTPFAKLIQHKDLAFTLFKDGRMNVHGITEETDVHALYHQLLKAIK; this comes from the coding sequence ATGTCACGTTATGAAAGACAAACACGCTTTCAACCTTTTGGCGAAACAGGACAGGCTCAATTAGAACAAACAAAAATCATGGTACTTGGTGCTGGTGCATTAGGCAGTCATATAATAGACCAATTAGCACGCATGGGCGCCCATCATTTAGCCATCGTTGATATGGATATTGTAGAATTATCCAATTTACATCGACAAACTTTGTATGATGAGCAAGATGCACAACTTATGACATCTAAAGTTGAGGCACTTAAACAGAAAGTCCATACTATTAATCAACAAGTACATTTAAAGACCTATTATCAAGAGTTGTTATCTACAAATATCGAAGACATCATTAAAGACTTTCATCCAGACATTATTTTAGATGGTATGGACCATTTTAAAATACGTTATTTGATTAATGAAGTATGTCATAAATTAAATATTCCTTGGATTTATGGTGCAGCTGTCGGTAGCAAAGGCACCGTTTATGGTATTGATTTTACTGGACCATGCCTTAAATGTTTATTACAGCAAATTCCTCAAACTGGTGAAAGTTGTGCTATCAATGGCGTCTTGCCACCTATCGTTTCGATTGTAGCGAGTTACGAAGTGGCTGAAGCTATACGTTATATTAGTGGATATGGGTTTTCACAACAATTAATCACATTAGATGCATTTAACATTCAACATCAATCATTAAATATACGTCAATTAAAGGATGATCAATGTCCAGTATGTCATTTTCAAAAATATGACGTATTAAATGATAAACAGAATCATACAATCGAACCATTGTGTGGAGATACAGTCAGATTTAGATTGCCTGCCCACAGTTTCGATTATGCATCAGATTTCCCAGGACATATGATTAAATCCACACCATTTGCTAAATTAATCCAACACAAGGATTTGGCATTCACACTATTCAAAGATGGCCGTATGAATGTACACGGTATTACAGAAGAGACAGATGTTCATGCACTTTATCATCAACTCTTAAAAGCAATAAAATGA
- a CDS encoding GNAT family N-acetyltransferase, producing MFKKERCLMAEEIKQGNQRFYVGEDENNAQAVITFKSVDNNEIDIDHTGVADELGGQGLGKKLVYKVVDYARENNLKIIASCPFAKAVLEKDEQVQDVYLG from the coding sequence ATATTCAAAAAGGAGCGATGCCTCATGGCTGAAGAAATTAAACAAGGCAATCAACGATTTTATGTTGGTGAAGATGAAAACAATGCACAAGCAGTTATTACTTTTAAATCTGTAGATAATAACGAAATTGATATTGATCATACTGGTGTTGCCGATGAACTTGGTGGTCAAGGCTTAGGTAAAAAATTAGTATATAAAGTTGTAGATTACGCACGTGAAAATAATTTAAAAATCATTGCATCTTGCCCATTTGCTAAAGCAGTTCTTGAAAAAGATGAGCAAGTACAAGATGTATATTTAGGTTAA
- a CDS encoding cation:proton antiporter, giving the protein MIFDLPLMLMIVVFLALGIFSQWLANKIKWPSIVVMAIVGLLVGPVLGIANPKEAMGSDVFSPIVSLAVAIILFEGSSNLDFRELRGISKAVIRMVTVGAAIAWVLGAVALHYILDFPLSVSLVMGGLFLITGPTVIQPLLKQAKVKKNVDSILRWESIILDPIGPMLALTVFYVFQIIDDGISFLVIVQFFLKIVCVIVIGFGASFLFNWLIKHDLIPQSLMPPIQLVFILLIFSICDEILAESGLLSVTIFGLMMARNKRHDLMFKESDHFIENASTILVSTVFILITSSLTKDVLLNVLSWQLVVFSIVMILLVRPISVIVSTFRTEISKRERASVTLMAPRGIVVLTVAQFFSSLFMDDGVKMAQYITPVTFGLVFITVVIYGFSFTPLSKLLGVASNEPPGVIIVGESEFSFHIGSMLKEHGIPVMIFNLFENTSDKAHQEGFEVFKGNLLSSNDRIYSDLLRYNKCILMTKSFIFNSLAFNELVPEFGLNNVDMMPVSFNDEQARNNMNGPIRNHILFDENHTPRWFDQYITQHNIIEVPAERYDEITHKDMLIYYISDSKKVTFKRSQRTLPKEDHGVYGILKNVYDK; this is encoded by the coding sequence ATGATTTTTGATTTACCTTTAATGTTAATGATTGTTGTATTTTTAGCGTTAGGTATTTTTAGTCAATGGTTAGCCAATAAAATTAAATGGCCATCGATTGTCGTGATGGCTATAGTAGGACTATTAGTAGGTCCAGTGCTAGGCATTGCAAATCCGAAAGAAGCGATGGGATCAGATGTCTTTAGTCCTATCGTATCGCTCGCTGTAGCGATTATTTTATTTGAAGGAAGTAGTAACTTAGACTTTAGGGAACTTAGAGGCATCTCTAAAGCGGTTATTAGAATGGTTACAGTAGGAGCAGCAATTGCATGGGTTCTAGGTGCAGTTGCCTTACATTACATCTTAGACTTCCCACTATCAGTATCTTTAGTAATGGGTGGTTTATTTTTAATTACAGGTCCAACTGTCATTCAACCACTATTAAAACAAGCTAAAGTGAAGAAGAATGTTGATTCGATATTACGGTGGGAGAGTATTATTTTAGATCCGATAGGGCCAATGTTGGCATTAACTGTCTTTTATGTGTTCCAAATTATCGATGATGGTATTAGTTTTTTAGTGATTGTACAATTCTTCTTGAAAATTGTATGTGTCATTGTTATTGGATTTGGCGCATCTTTCCTATTCAATTGGTTAATAAAACATGATTTAATTCCACAAAGTTTAATGCCACCGATTCAACTCGTATTTATTTTATTAATTTTTAGTATTTGTGATGAAATCTTAGCGGAATCTGGATTACTTTCAGTCACTATTTTTGGACTGATGATGGCTCGAAATAAACGTCATGACTTAATGTTTAAAGAATCAGATCATTTCATTGAGAATGCATCAACTATACTAGTATCAACTGTATTTATTCTTATTACATCATCCTTAACGAAAGATGTTTTATTAAATGTACTTTCATGGCAACTTGTGGTGTTTAGTATTGTGATGATTTTACTTGTAAGACCGATATCCGTCATTGTCTCTACATTTAGAACCGAAATATCAAAACGGGAGCGTGCAAGTGTAACGTTAATGGCACCAAGAGGGATTGTTGTTTTAACAGTAGCACAATTCTTCTCAAGTTTATTCATGGATGATGGCGTTAAAATGGCGCAATATATCACGCCAGTAACATTTGGACTCGTATTTATTACCGTTGTGATTTATGGATTTAGCTTTACACCATTAAGTAAATTATTAGGTGTTGCCAGTAATGAACCACCTGGTGTGATTATCGTTGGAGAAAGTGAATTTTCATTCCACATAGGTAGTATGCTTAAAGAACATGGTATCCCAGTTATGATATTTAACTTATTTGAGAATACATCTGACAAAGCCCATCAAGAGGGATTTGAAGTCTTTAAAGGCAACTTATTATCCAGTAATGATCGAATTTATTCAGATTTGTTGAGATATAACAAATGTATCTTAATGACTAAATCTTTTATTTTTAATAGTTTAGCATTCAATGAGCTTGTACCAGAGTTTGGTTTGAATAACGTTGATATGATGCCTGTGTCATTCAATGATGAACAAGCCCGCAATAATATGAATGGTCCAATTCGAAACCATATATTATTTGATGAGAACCATACACCAAGATGGTTTGACCAATATATAACACAACATAATATAATTGAAGTGCCAGCAGAAAGATATGATGAAATTACGCATAAAGATATGTTGATTTATTATATTAGTGATAGTAAAAAAGTGACATTTAAACGCAGTCAACGCACATTACCAAAAGAAGATCACGGTGTTTATGGTATCTTGAAAAATGTATATGATAAATAA
- a CDS encoding DedA family protein, whose amino-acid sequence MEQIITNFISQWGYTAIFILILLENVLPVVPSEIILTFAGLLSVKSHLSIWTLLIIATIASFIGLLILYYICRLISEEKLYRFVDLHGKWMKLKSSDLKRANDWFKRYGAWAVLLCRFIPVLRVLITIPAGINRMNIVKFTSLSLLGTTIWNFALILLGRLLSDSFGALMNGIHTYSRIMYVIIIIAVIYFVIRYFVKRKRVK is encoded by the coding sequence ATGGAACAAATTATTACGAATTTTATTAGTCAGTGGGGATACACGGCTATCTTCATTCTCATCTTGTTAGAGAATGTATTACCTGTAGTCCCTTCCGAAATTATTTTAACCTTTGCAGGTTTACTGTCAGTTAAATCTCATTTATCCATTTGGACATTATTAATCATTGCGACGATTGCGTCATTTATCGGATTATTAATTCTATATTATATTTGCCGTCTTATTTCAGAAGAAAAGCTATATCGTTTTGTCGATCTTCATGGTAAATGGATGAAATTAAAAAGTAGCGATTTAAAACGTGCTAATGACTGGTTTAAACGCTACGGTGCATGGGCAGTCTTACTTTGCCGCTTCATACCGGTATTACGTGTATTAATTACTATCCCTGCAGGTATTAACCGTATGAATATTGTGAAGTTCACATCACTTTCACTTCTTGGTACAACAATTTGGAACTTCGCATTAATTTTACTAGGTCGTCTTTTAAGTGATAGCTTTGGCGCCTTAATGAATGGTATCCATACGTATTCTAGAATTATGTATGTCATTATCATCATTGCCGTTATTTACTTCGTCATCAGATACTTTGTCAAACGTAAACGCGTAAAATAA
- a CDS encoding fructose-1,6-bisphosphatase, translated as MTHITENELKKKYLDLLSQRFDSAEKLATEIINLESILELPKGTEHFVSDLHGEYESFQHVLRNGSGNVRAKINDIFGETLSEKEINDLAALVYYPEDKLKLVKNQFNAKGQLNVWYITTIERLVELIKYCSSKYTRSKLRKALPEQFVYIIEELLYKNNEYQNKKTYYETLVNQVIELEQSDDLIIGLSYTVQRLVVDHLHVVGDIYDRGPKPDKIMDTLINYHSVDIQWGNHDVLWIGAYAGSKVCLANLLRICARYDNLDIIEDAYGINLRPLLTLAEKYYSGDNPAFKPKKRPDKEASLTQREEHQITKIHQAIAMIQFKLEMPIIKRRPSFEMEERLVLEKIDFDNNEITVYGKTYPLKDTCFQTIDRQHPEVLLEEEQEVIDKLLLSFQQSEKLRRHMSFLMREGKLYLPYNGNLLIHGCIPVDENGEMESFEIDGEMHSGRELLDVFEYHVRKAFDDKEVTDDLSTDLVWYLWTGKYSSLFGKRAMTTFERYFIEDKASHKEVKNPYYYLREDVDMIRKMLSDFGLNPDEGRIINGHTPVKEIDGEDPIKADGKMLVIDGGFSKAYQSTTGIAGYTLLYNSFGMQLVAHQEFNTKEKVLSDGTDELSVKRVVDEELTRKKIKDTNVGQELQSQIDILKILMHDRYLK; from the coding sequence ATGACACATATTACTGAAAATGAACTAAAGAAAAAATACTTAGACTTACTATCTCAACGATTTGATAGTGCTGAAAAGTTAGCAACTGAAATCATTAATTTAGAGTCAATCCTAGAACTTCCAAAAGGTACTGAACACTTTGTAAGTGATTTACACGGTGAATACGAATCATTCCAACACGTTTTAAGAAATGGCTCTGGTAATGTAAGAGCTAAAATTAATGATATATTTGGCGAAACACTTAGCGAAAAAGAAATTAATGATTTAGCCGCCCTTGTCTACTATCCAGAAGATAAACTAAAACTTGTTAAAAACCAATTCAATGCCAAAGGGCAACTTAACGTTTGGTATATTACAACCATCGAACGTTTAGTTGAATTAATCAAATATTGTTCTTCTAAATATACACGTTCTAAACTTCGCAAAGCTTTACCAGAACAATTCGTCTATATTATTGAAGAATTACTTTATAAAAATAATGAATATCAAAATAAAAAGACGTATTATGAAACATTAGTCAATCAAGTCATCGAGTTAGAACAATCAGACGATTTAATCATTGGTCTCTCTTACACAGTACAACGCCTCGTTGTCGATCATTTACATGTTGTTGGTGATATTTATGATCGTGGTCCTAAACCCGATAAAATCATGGATACATTAATCAATTATCACTCTGTAGATATTCAATGGGGAAACCATGATGTGCTATGGATTGGTGCTTATGCTGGCTCTAAAGTATGCCTTGCTAATTTACTTAGAATCTGTGCGCGTTACGACAACTTAGATATTATTGAAGATGCATATGGCATCAACTTAAGACCGTTACTCACTTTAGCTGAGAAATATTATAGTGGCGATAACCCTGCTTTCAAACCTAAGAAGCGTCCAGATAAAGAAGCAAGTTTGACACAACGTGAAGAACATCAAATTACTAAGATCCATCAAGCCATTGCGATGATCCAATTCAAACTTGAAATGCCAATCATTAAACGTCGCCCGTCATTTGAAATGGAAGAACGTTTGGTGCTAGAAAAAATCGATTTTGACAACAATGAAATCACTGTTTACGGTAAAACGTATCCATTGAAAGATACATGTTTCCAAACGATTGATCGCCAACATCCTGAAGTCTTACTGGAAGAAGAACAAGAAGTCATCGACAAATTACTATTATCATTCCAACAATCTGAGAAATTACGTCGTCACATGTCATTCTTAATGCGAGAAGGTAAATTATATTTACCATACAATGGCAATTTACTTATACATGGTTGTATCCCTGTAGATGAAAATGGTGAAATGGAATCATTTGAAATTGACGGGGAAATGCATAGTGGACGTGAGCTATTAGATGTCTTTGAATATCATGTAAGAAAAGCTTTCGATGACAAAGAAGTCACTGATGATTTATCAACAGATTTAGTGTGGTATCTATGGACGGGTAAATATTCTTCATTATTTGGTAAACGAGCTATGACAACATTTGAACGTTACTTTATTGAAGATAAAGCATCTCACAAAGAAGTAAAAAATCCATACTACTATCTTCGTGAAGATGTAGATATGATTCGTAAAATGTTAAGTGACTTTGGTTTGAATCCAGACGAAGGCCGTATCATTAATGGACATACGCCAGTAAAAGAAATTGATGGTGAAGACCCAATCAAGGCGGATGGTAAAATGTTAGTTATTGACGGTGGTTTTTCAAAAGCATATCAATCAACCACTGGCATAGCAGGCTATACATTATTATATAATTCCTTTGGTATGCAATTGGTAGCGCACCAAGAATTCAATACAAAAGAAAAAGTACTATCAGATGGTACTGATGAATTATCAGTCAAACGTGTTGTAGATGAAGAACTCACACGTAAAAAAATCAAAGATACGAATGTTGGTCAGGAGTTACAATCACAAATAGATATTCTCAAAATATTAATGCATGACCGCTATTTAAAATAA
- a CDS encoding LysR family transcriptional regulator: MELLHLKYFTYVAEYLNYTVAAQKLYISQPALSMTIKKLENELNTQLFIKKGRSIQLTESGQLLLESAHTIFNELSQVTDVINENESMRLHTVRFATSSSRFMMTIFDQFIDQYPDNNFNIDIISNSEMIQKLLFQHIHFTLNTMALTHPQIHCKQIITEDIVLTYPKYLDGQYIDLRDSNLYKSFLFSSQNTEFNRMFKEILSYKHITVDNENYVDDHFISSVLSKRNNFSFLPISSCRDLNLPYIEDEEFIFNQPIYLSTLKDTTLNPANEAFFKFIENYLIKHESYFKI; encoded by the coding sequence ATGGAGTTATTACATTTAAAATATTTTACTTATGTTGCCGAATATTTAAACTATACTGTAGCAGCACAAAAGTTATACATTAGCCAACCAGCACTTAGTATGACCATTAAAAAATTAGAAAATGAATTAAATACGCAATTATTTATTAAAAAAGGACGTAGCATTCAATTAACAGAAAGTGGTCAACTTCTACTTGAGTCGGCACATACTATTTTTAATGAATTAAGCCAAGTCACTGATGTCATTAATGAGAATGAATCAATGCGTCTACATACCGTTCGTTTTGCAACATCTAGTAGTCGTTTTATGATGACTATATTTGACCAATTTATCGATCAATATCCAGATAATAACTTTAACATTGATATTATTAGTAACAGTGAAATGATTCAAAAATTATTATTTCAACACATTCACTTTACATTAAATACTATGGCGCTGACACATCCTCAAATTCATTGTAAACAAATTATTACTGAAGATATTGTACTCACATATCCTAAATATTTAGATGGTCAATACATTGATTTACGAGATTCTAATTTGTATAAATCATTTTTATTTTCTTCTCAAAATACAGAATTTAATCGTATGTTTAAAGAAATCTTATCTTATAAACATATAACCGTTGATAATGAAAATTATGTAGATGACCACTTCATATCCTCAGTATTATCAAAACGAAATAACTTTTCCTTTCTACCTATTTCATCATGTAGAGACCTCAACTTGCCTTATATCGAAGATGAAGAGTTTATTTTCAATCAACCTATTTATCTTTCAACTTTAAAAGATACGACCCTCAATCCGGCAAACGAAGCCTTTTTCAAGTTTATTGAAAACTATTTAATCAAACATGAAAGCTACTTTAAAATATAA